Sequence from the Nitrincola iocasae genome:
TCGGACGTTGTCCGCGTTCCGGAGATTTACTGAAGTATTCGCGGGAGATCTCTTTTAATGGCAGGAAACCATGGCGGTCGGCGCCATAATCGACGAAAGCGGCTTCAAGGCTGGGTTCAACCCGGGTGATGCGACCTTTATAGATGTTGGCTTTCTTCTGTTCACGGCTATCAGATTCCATGTCCAGATCATATAGGCGTTGGCCATCAACAAGCGCAACACGCACCTCTTCCGACTGAGTTGCGTTAATCAGCATTCTTTTCATGTTGTTATGCGTTCTCAAAAACGTAACGCATTGCACCCCGTTCGCGTTGAGCCGAGCAGGTGAAAGTAAAGTCCAGTCTTTGTGACCGGCTGTCGCTATCGGCGAATGCAGCCGCAGGGCAGACAGTGTCTGCCAAACATGTCGGCGGTGAAGGAAACGTTAACCAATGTGGTTATTCTGTATGCCTTGTGTCTGCGTTTAAGCAGTTTCCGGGTTAACGTGCATCTTCACCTCCAACCGGACCCTCGCTCTTGCAAAGGTGGTGAAAGCGTTACTTCAAATTCTGTTTTAATTTCAAATGAAATCAGTTAATGCTACTTGCACACAGGCAACGATGGATTGAAAAAGTTCAGATATAAACGTCACCGGTTGCCCTGATTCGAAAATAGCTAAAGCCAACGGCCAGCAGCATCGGTAGAATATATCAGTAAAGCAACATTGCATCAATCAGTGAGATCGAATCAGGATATGCCAGATAGCAAAGATCAAGCCCCGCGCCCAAGTGTACGCTTCATTACAGTTGCAGATGACAGAGACGGACAGCGCATCGATAATTTTTTACGCACGGAACTCAAAGGCGTGCCCAAGACGCTGTTATACAGAATCTTGCGTAAGGGTGAAATCCGGGTAAACAAGAAACGCGTCAAGCCAGATTATAAGCTCAAGGCTGGTGATGAGTTGCGTATTCCACCTATCCGAATTCCGGAGCAGAATGAGCCTGTGCCTGTGGGTCGCAGCCTGGCCGAACATCTTGAGTCGGCGGTGCTTTATGAAACTGATGCACTGATTGTTATGAACAAGCCCTCCGGGTTGGCTGTGCATGGGGGCAGTGGTATCAATAATGGTTTGATCGAAGCGTTGCGGCAGATACGTCCCCAGGCGCGCTTTCTTGAGCTGGTGCATCGGCTGGACAGAGATACCTCTGGCTGCATTATGGTGGCAAAAAAACGCAGCATGTTGCGTTACCTGCATGAGGGGTTGCGTGAAAAACGTATTCATAAAGTCTATCACGCGCTGGTTAGTGGTAAGTGGCCTAACCGACGCCAGCGCATTAATGCACCCTTGTTGCGGGATGAATTGAAGTCCGGTGAGCGGATTGTGCGGGTGCAGCCAGAAGGTAAAGAGTCAATTACCGATTTCCAGGTTTTGCGCCGTTTTGGTGACCTGGCTACCCTGGTTGAGGCCTGTCCTTTAACCGGTCGTACTCATCAGATTCGGGTGCATAGCCAGTTTAGCGGTTTTCCTATTATTGGCGATGCGAAATACGGTGTGGATACAGCCAATGCCCAAATGCGCTCAATGGGGCTGAAACGGTTGATGTTGCATGCCGCAGAACTCAGGCTGACTTTACCCGATGGTGAGTTGTTGAGGGTTCAGGCGGATTATGATGCGGAAATGGCTCAGGCAATCGATACACTGGTTAATGCAACAGCTTAAGTATTGGGGGCACTCAAAGTCGTGTGGGTAGCTATGACTATATGTCTTGCAAAAAACAAGGTTAATTTGGTCTCCTGGTTGGATTGCGTATTTCCGCAAGGTTATAATAGCCGCCTTTCGGAAATGCCAACCACGGGATTACAATGACCGCACTTGATGAAATTCACCAGTTCCTTCCCTGTGTAACCCCTGATCGTTGGATAGATGAAGCAGTTAAGCCTGAAAATCTTTGCTTGCTACTGACCGATCATGCCCACTGCGAAAAGAAAGCAGCGTCAACTGCCATGACCCTGATGTTCCGCTACGTAGATCGCCCTGATCTGCTGAATAAAATGTCCAGACTGGCTCGCGAGGAGTTGATTCATTTTGAGCAGGTGCTGGCGATCATGCAGGAGCGGGGGATGGTATATGATCATTTATCCTCATCACGCTATGCGGCAGGTCTAAGAAAGCACGTCAGAACCTCGGAGCCGGGGCGGCTGATTGATGTGTTGATCATCGGTGCTTTGATAGAAGCGCGCTCCTGTGAGCGTTTTGCCAAGCTGGCACCGTTTCTGGATGAACAATTGGCAAAATTCTATCGTTCATTGTTGAAGTCCGAATCACGACATTATCAGGACTATCTGCACCTGGCGCGTGAGTATGCAGGTGAACCGATTGACGGGCGCATCGATTTCTTCTGTGAAGTTGAGCGAGAATTGATCGAAGCAGAGGATGAGGAGTTCCGCTTTCATAGCGGCACCCCTGTATAGATACACCCAATAAACTGGATCAGATAGCGAAGGAGAGCAGTCGGGTGCCGGTGGTATCGGCCTTGATATACCAGCCTTTCTTACCCCAGTCACCGAGAACCATGCGCTCGGCCATTCCACTGGTGAGCTCCAGTTGATGAACTGCCGGGCGGTGGGTGTGGCCGTGGATCAGGCGGCTGACAGCAGCTTTTTCCATGACCTGTTGTACCGTAGCGGGACTGACATCCATGATCGCATCAGTTTTTGCAGCGCCCTGTTTTTTACTTTCCGTCCGTAGTTGCTCGGCAATGGCAATACGTTCATCAACGGATTTGTGTAAAAAGGCCTGTTGCCAGTCCGGGTCTCTAACCTGTTGACGAAACGCCTGATAGGCCGTGTCATCGGTGCAGAGCTGGTCGCCATGCATCAGTAGCGTCATCACGCCGTCAGGAAAGCGTAGCTTGAAGGCTTCCGGTAGCAGTTGCGTGCCCGCCTGTTTGAGCCATTGCTGGCCCACCAGAAAATCCCGGTTACCGGCCTGGAAAAACAGCTGTATACCACGATCACTTAAACCATGCAGTTGCTCTGCCAGCTGCTCAGCTCCAGGCAGAGGGGCATCATCACCTATCCAGTACTCAAACAGATCACCCAGCAGATACAGTTGCTGACAATCGCGATCGAGGTTGTCGAGGAAGCGACTTAACCCGGCCGACAAATCCGGTCGGCCAGGCTGCAAGTGAATATCAGAGATCAGTATCAGCGACATAAATTGATTGGTTATTCAGCGTCGGAGACGTCCACGATCTCAGCGGAGACGATGATAACATCTTCAACTGGCACATCTTGATGCCCCGCGCGAGAAGTGGTCTTTACCTGTTTGATTTTATTGACTACTTCCATGCCCTCGGTAACTTTGCCAAACACCGCATAACCCCAACCCTGAGAGGTTTTGGCAGTGTGGTTAAGGAAGCTGTTGTCTGACAGGTTGATAAAGAACTGTGCAGATGCTGAGTGAGGATCCATGGTGCGGGCCATGGCGATCGTACCGGTATCATTAGTCAGGCCGTTATCAGCTTCATTTTCGATGCTGTCTTTGGTGTCTTTTTGCAGCATGTCTGGTTCAAAACCACCGCCCTGGATCATAAAACCATCGATGACACGATGAAAAATGACGCCATCATAAAAACCATCTTTTACATAGGCTTCAAAATTAGCGGCTGTTTTAGGCGCTTTTTCATAATTCAGTTCAAGGGTGATGTCGCCGTGGTTAGTGTGCAAAATAATCATTATGTAAATCCTGCTGTGCTGAATAAGGCCGTTATTATACGCAAGTCTGCCTTTGCTGCATCTTAACTAAAGCAATTTTCGTCAGTTTTAATATAGTAATCACCCGTACTGGGCCGTGCTTTACCTGCCGCAGTCAGTTTATAATAGGCGGTTAATGTCAGTGATAGCCGAACTGCTATCCGTTTCATCAGCCAGTATAAGTTGCCCCTATGACCAAGCATGACAGCGTAAAGCCCACTAATTTTATTCATCAGATTATTGAACAGGATCTGCAGAACAACCTTAATGATGGCAAAGTCATCACCCGTTTTCCGCCAGAACCGAACGGTTATCTGCATATAGGTCACGCCAAATCCATCTGCCTGAACTTTGGTACAGCATTAAAGTTTGGCGGGGAGTGTAATCTGCGCTTTGATGACACTAACCCGGAGAAGGAAAGTCAGGAGTATATCGACTCAATTATTGAGGATGTGCGCTGGCTGGGTTTTGAGTGGGCTGGCAAGATACGTTACACCTCGGATTATTTTCAGCAGTTGCATGACTGGGCGGTACACCTGATCAACGCAGGCAAAGCCTATGTGGATCACTTGAATGCAGAACAGATGCGTGAATACCGTGGTACATTGACTGAACCCGGGCGTAATAGCCCCTATCGGGATCGTAGTGTCGAAGAAAACCTGGCACTATTTGCACAGATGAAATCCGGCGAGTTGCCTGAAGGCAGTTGTGTTTTACGGGCTAAAATTGATATGGCGGCAGCCAATATCAATCTGCGTGATCCGGTGATCTACCGTATTCGTCATGCGCATCATCACCAGAGCGGTGATAGCTGGAAAATTTATCCTTCCTATGATTTTGCCCATGGACAGTCTGATGCGTTAGAAGGTGTAACCCATTCCATCTGTACGTTGGAGTTTGAAGATCATCGTCCATTATATGACTGGTTGATTGCCAACCTGCCGGTGCCGGTGGTGCCTCGCCAGTATGAATTTGCCCGGTTGAATCTTAATTACACCATCACCAGTAAGCGCAAGCTGAAGCAACTGGTTGATGAGCAGCATGTCAGTGGCTGGGATGATCCGCGTATGCCAACAATTTCCGGTTTACGTCGTCGCGGTTATACACCGGTAGCTATACGTAATTTCTGCGATATGATTGGTGTTACCCGTTCCAATGGCGTGGTGGATATGGCGATGCTGGAATCGGCCATTCGTGATGATCTGGATGCCAATGCCCCGCGTGCCATGTGTGTGACCCAGCCGTTAAAAGTCACCATCACCAACTTTCCGGAAGGAGACGAGGAGTGGTTTGAGTTACCGGCACACCCGAAAAACGACACGATGGGTAGCCGCAAAGTCAGCTTTGGGCGTAATTTGCTCATTGAGCAGGAAGACTTTGAAGAGGTGGCACCGCGTAAATGGAAGCGCTTGGCCGCCGGCGAAGCGGTGCGCTTGCGCGGTGCTTACGTGATTCGTTGTGAAGAAGTGATTAAGGATGCCGCCGGGGAGGTGATTGAGCTTAAGTGCAGCTACGATCCAGCGACCCGAGGTGCTAATCCTGAGGGTTACAAAGCTAATGGTGTGATTCATTGGGTGAATGCCGATAACTCGGTGGCTTGTGAGGTGCGTCTGTATGATCGACTGTTTACAGAAGCCAACCCGGAAGCTGATAAAAACGCCTCATTCCTGGATTGCATCAACCCTGAGTCCCTGGTGGTGTTGACTGACTGTCGTGTTGAGCCTGGACTTGCCGAGGCAGTAGCCGAAACCAATTTACAGTTTGAGCGTTTGGGCTATTTCTGTGTCGATAAGGCCTCAACGTCCGAGCGCCTGATGTTCAATCGCACTGTTACCTTGCGTGATTCCTGGGCTAAGATTCAGAAAGGCTGATGATCTGGCGACTGATTCTGCTTGCCGGTGTACTGCTGGGTTTGATGGCTTGTGCAGAACTGGCGGTTAAGCCTGATCCGGTTGATTCCGGTGATTTAGATGATGCGCTTGTTGCTGATCAGATTGAGGCAAGTGCTGAGCCTGATCCGTTCGATGCCGTGGTCAAGCAAGCCTATCCAGAGTTGCCGGATCGAATAGCAGTCGAGGCGTTGGCCGGGTTGCCGGATGATGTTAATGAAACATCGGGGCTGGCCTACCGTAACGGACATTTCTGGACTCATAATGATAGTGGCCAGGATGCCATGTTGTTTGAGTTGAACGTATCGGGTGAGCAAGTTAAGCGCCGAGTACATCCGCTTGAATCAGACAATCATGACTGGGAAGCTTTGGCTCAGGATGACGATTACCTCTATATCGCTGATTGCGGCAATAACTTTGGCGACCGGATTTGGATCCAGATCTATAAAGTGGCCTGGGACGAACTGGATGTTGCCCGGGATCGTGGTGTGGTGGCTTCGCAGCGACTTAATATCCGTTTAGCCGATACTCAGCCAGAACGTAATCTTCGCGCACATGATAATGACTGTGAAGCGCTGACGGTGGTAGGTGATGAGCTCTGGTTGTTTACCAAAAACTGGCAGGACAAGCACACCCGCTTGTATCGACTGGATAAGCAGGCGAAGGCTCAGCAGGTTATCAGTGACACCGAGTTTCCAGTTAGAGGCATGATTACCGGTGCAGATTATAATCCGCAAACACAGCAACTGGCATTAATCG
This genomic interval carries:
- the rluC gene encoding 23S rRNA pseudouridine(955/2504/2580) synthase RluC, which gives rise to MPDSKDQAPRPSVRFITVADDRDGQRIDNFLRTELKGVPKTLLYRILRKGEIRVNKKRVKPDYKLKAGDELRIPPIRIPEQNEPVPVGRSLAEHLESAVLYETDALIVMNKPSGLAVHGGSGINNGLIEALRQIRPQARFLELVHRLDRDTSGCIMVAKKRSMLRYLHEGLREKRIHKVYHALVSGKWPNRRQRINAPLLRDELKSGERIVRVQPEGKESITDFQVLRRFGDLATLVEACPLTGRTHQIRVHSQFSGFPIIGDAKYGVDTANAQMRSMGLKRLMLHAAELRLTLPDGELLRVQADYDAEMAQAIDTLVNATA
- the miaE gene encoding tRNA-(ms[2]io[6]A)-hydroxylase, with amino-acid sequence MTALDEIHQFLPCVTPDRWIDEAVKPENLCLLLTDHAHCEKKAASTAMTLMFRYVDRPDLLNKMSRLAREELIHFEQVLAIMQERGMVYDHLSSSRYAAGLRKHVRTSEPGRLIDVLIIGALIEARSCERFAKLAPFLDEQLAKFYRSLLKSESRHYQDYLHLAREYAGEPIDGRIDFFCEVERELIEAEDEEFRFHSGTPV
- a CDS encoding UDP-2,3-diacylglucosamine diphosphatase; the encoded protein is MSLILISDIHLQPGRPDLSAGLSRFLDNLDRDCQQLYLLGDLFEYWIGDDAPLPGAEQLAEQLHGLSDRGIQLFFQAGNRDFLVGQQWLKQAGTQLLPEAFKLRFPDGVMTLLMHGDQLCTDDTAYQAFRQQVRDPDWQQAFLHKSVDERIAIAEQLRTESKKQGAAKTDAIMDVSPATVQQVMEKAAVSRLIHGHTHRPAVHQLELTSGMAERMVLGDWGKKGWYIKADTTGTRLLSFAI
- a CDS encoding peptidylprolyl isomerase, which encodes MIILHTNHGDITLELNYEKAPKTAANFEAYVKDGFYDGVIFHRVIDGFMIQGGGFEPDMLQKDTKDSIENEADNGLTNDTGTIAMARTMDPHSASAQFFINLSDNSFLNHTAKTSQGWGYAVFGKVTEGMEVVNKIKQVKTTSRAGHQDVPVEDVIIVSAEIVDVSDAE
- a CDS encoding glutamine--tRNA ligase/YqeY domain fusion protein, with translation MTKHDSVKPTNFIHQIIEQDLQNNLNDGKVITRFPPEPNGYLHIGHAKSICLNFGTALKFGGECNLRFDDTNPEKESQEYIDSIIEDVRWLGFEWAGKIRYTSDYFQQLHDWAVHLINAGKAYVDHLNAEQMREYRGTLTEPGRNSPYRDRSVEENLALFAQMKSGELPEGSCVLRAKIDMAAANINLRDPVIYRIRHAHHHQSGDSWKIYPSYDFAHGQSDALEGVTHSICTLEFEDHRPLYDWLIANLPVPVVPRQYEFARLNLNYTITSKRKLKQLVDEQHVSGWDDPRMPTISGLRRRGYTPVAIRNFCDMIGVTRSNGVVDMAMLESAIRDDLDANAPRAMCVTQPLKVTITNFPEGDEEWFELPAHPKNDTMGSRKVSFGRNLLIEQEDFEEVAPRKWKRLAAGEAVRLRGAYVIRCEEVIKDAAGEVIELKCSYDPATRGANPEGYKANGVIHWVNADNSVACEVRLYDRLFTEANPEADKNASFLDCINPESLVVLTDCRVEPGLAEAVAETNLQFERLGYFCVDKASTSERLMFNRTVTLRDSWAKIQKG